In Haliscomenobacter hydrossis DSM 1100, the DNA window AGTTTTTTTGCAGTTCGCGACTCAACTCCTCTGCCTCTGGACCTACAATGGCGACTTCGTGCATCGGGTAAACCATGTAAATCAAGGCGTTGGCCCAGCGAGCAAATGAAGAAGGATAGCGCTCCAGTCCGGACAACATTTCTTTCAGCATTGCCGCGGCCAGCTCAATGTACTGCATTTTCCCCCAAAGCAAACCCAAGCGTTGTAAGTTTTGTACCATGCTGGAATTGCCAGAAGGCAATGCGTTGTCGTACAATTCGATTTTACGCAAAACCACATCTTGCTGATCCTTGGAAGTAAAATAGAACAAATTGCGCGTATCATCAAGAAAATGGGCTAAAGTATATTCAGTCAAGTCGGCTGCCTGACGTAAGTAGCGGGTTTCCAGAGAAATCTCGTAAACATCGATGAGTGCAGCAATAAAGTAGGCGTAATCATCCAGAAAAGCAGCATACTGCGCCTGGTCTTGATCCTTTACCTTCTTGTAGGTGTGGTACAATCCACCAATTTCATCCCTTTTGAATTTTTCCAATAAAAAATCAACATTGCGCAGTGCAGCCACCTTATAGGTTTCATTCCCCAAAGCGGTGTAGGCCTTTGCGTAGGCGGAAGCCATCAGGGCATTCCAGGACAGCAGTATTTTATCGTCCAGACCTGGTCGAATCCGCTCATCGCGTACCGCCATCAATTGGGTGCGGATGGGGGCAAACCGTGCTTCCAGCGCTTCTGGGGATTGCCCTGCCTCCACCGCAAATGCCGCAAGTGGTAAGGGGCACCACAAGATATTGTGGCCTTCCCAATTGCCCAGAGGCTCTACCCCATAATAACTGCTAAACAGTGCGGCATCTTCCACGGAAGGGCAAACTGCGGCGATTTCTTCTGCCGACCATACGTAAAATTTTCCTTCTTCCCCTTCTGAGTCGGCGTCCAGGGCGCTGTAAAAACCGCCGTCAGCGCTGGTCATCTCCCGCTCAATCCAGCCCAACGTTTCTTCGATGGCGCGTCTAAATATGGGTTGTTGGGTCACCTTATACGTGTCTGACAACAAGCCTACCAAAAGGGCGTTGTCGTACAGCATTTTTTCAAAATGAGGAACCAGCCAGGCACGGTCGGTGGCATAACGGGCAAATCCGCCACCGAGCTGATCGTAAATCCCGCCCCGGATCATCCGATCCAGCGAAAAAACGGTATGCTCCAAAGCCTCCTTTTCACCGGTAAAATGATGGTAATCGAGCAAAAACTGTAGCGCCATACTTCCGGGAAATTTTGGCGCAGCACCAAATCCACCGTCTTGCAGGTCAAAATTCTTTTTCAGGGTTTGAAAAACATTGTGCAGCACGACCGGATTGAAGGGATTGATGCCACTGAGCTCGGCTTCATTTTTGGCCAAAAAATAGGAATTGG includes these proteins:
- a CDS encoding thioredoxin domain-containing protein; translated protein: MNRLQFETSPYLLQHAHNPVDWYAWKPEAFERAKKEDKPILVSIGYSTCHWCHVMERESFENADVAAIMNENFINIKVDREERPDVDHIYMEACVIMTGSGGWPLNCFLTPDGRPFLAGTYYPPLAAFNRPSWPQLLHHVTDVYRNRRKDVEEQASRLIGNIEQTNSYFLAKNEAELSGINPFNPVVLHNVFQTLKKNFDLQDGGFGAAPKFPGSMALQFLLDYHHFTGEKEALEHTVFSLDRMIRGGIYDQLGGGFARYATDRAWLVPHFEKMLYDNALLVGLLSDTYKVTQQPIFRRAIEETLGWIEREMTSADGGFYSALDADSEGEEGKFYVWSAEEIAAVCPSVEDAALFSSYYGVEPLGNWEGHNILWCPLPLAAFAVEAGQSPEALEARFAPIRTQLMAVRDERIRPGLDDKILLSWNALMASAYAKAYTALGNETYKVAALRNVDFLLEKFKRDEIGGLYHTYKKVKDQDQAQYAAFLDDYAYFIAALIDVYEISLETRYLRQAADLTEYTLAHFLDDTRNLFYFTSKDQQDVVLRKIELYDNALPSGNSSMVQNLQRLGLLWGKMQYIELAAAMLKEMLSGLERYPSSFARWANALIYMVYPMHEVAIVGPEAEELSRELQKNYIPNKVLMGALEADDTFPLLAGRQTQGMTQIFVCQNYTCQLPVSTTAEALALLT